A part of Ziziphus jujuba cultivar Dongzao chromosome 8, ASM3175591v1 genomic DNA contains:
- the LOC107414229 gene encoding uncharacterized protein LOC107414229 isoform X2, translating to MPYTRGVLSCCWFFFLSFEKSPRHDAYVPKFEADLAQFCEKLVMDLDRRVRRGRERLAQEVEPAPATPLTAEKSEQLSVLEEKIKNLLEQVETLGEAGKVDEAEALMRKVDVLNAEKTALTQLPQNDKVLMLAQEKKMALCEICGSFLVANDAVERTQSHVTGKQHIGYGMVRDFISEFKAAKEKAREEERLAREKEAEERRKRREKEYESRRRGDSGERDRHHDRDRDRERDRYRERDYDRERSREWNGRGSRDGGRGGDWKSRNGREGGRDRNRDRSRSRSPVRHGRRRSSRSPVRPY from the exons TTTTGAGAAGTCCCCTAGGCATGATGCCTATGTGCCCAAATTTGAAGCTGACCTAGCTCAGTTCTGTGAGAAATTG GTGATGGACTTGGACAGAAGGGTGAGGCGTGGTCGGGAACGCCTTGCTCAAGAAGTAGAACCGGCACCAGCAACTCCCTTGACAGCTGAAAAGTCTGAACAATTATCGGTGCTGGAGGAAAAGATAAAGAACTTGCTGGAACAAGTGGAAACTCTTGGTGAAGCTGGAAAAGTGGATGAAGCTGAAGCACTCATGAGAAAG GTGGATGTTCTTAATGCTGAGAAGACAGCTTTGACTCAACTGCCCCAGAATGATAAAGTGTTGATGCTGGCACAGGAGAAGAAGATGGCCCTCTGTGAGATCTGTGGTTCCTTTCTTGTAGCCAATGATGCTGTAGAGAGGACACAATCTCATGTTACAGGAAAGCAGCATATTGGTTATGGCATGGTTCGGGATTTCATCAGTGAGTTCAAG GCGGCCAAGGAGAAAGCAAGAGAGGAAGAAAGATTAGCTAGGGAAAAAGAAGCAGAAGAGCGGAGGAAGCGGAGGGAGAAGGAATATGAGAGTAGGAGAAGGGGTGATTCGGGTGAAAGGGACAGGCATCATGACAGAGATCGAGATAGGGAACGGGACAGATATCGAGAACGAGATTATGATCGTGAAAGATCTAGAGAGTGGAATGGTAGAGGTAGTCGGGATGGAGGAAGAGGCGGGGATTGGAAGTCTAGGAATGGAAGAGAAGGAGGCAGGGATAGGAACCGTGACAGGAGCAGGTCACGCTCCCCTGTTAGGCATGGTCGCAGGAGGTCATCTAGAAGTCCAGTTCGCCCGTATTAG